Proteins from one Halovivax limisalsi genomic window:
- a CDS encoding PINc/VapC family ATPase, producing MHVVPDTSVVIDGRVSASVEDGTFAAATVSVPEAVVAELEAQANDGLDSGWEGLSELDRLATLAEDGRIELEYVGERPTAGERGRASEGEIDALIRDLAEERDATFVTSDVVQAEVAKAKGLTVEYISPKARDVGRLSIEDFFDDETMSVHLKTGTIPKGKRGQLGEMRYEEIAEEPTDEATMDEWAREVVDAAKESPDGFIELSEPGMKIVQFRDYRIAVARPPFADGIEITAVRPIAQTDIEDYDHADELKERLLERQRGVLISGSPGAGKSTLAQAVARYLEAHDYAVKTMEKPRDLQVGPEITQYTELGGQMTKTADALLMVRPDYTIYDEVRKTDDFEVFADMRLAGVGMIGVVHATRPIDALQRLIGRVELGMIPQIVDTVVYVEAGAIDTVYDVRTEVKVPAGLTEEDLARPVIQVTNFETGVPEYEIYTFNRQVVTVPLDDDEGGPGARESGVDRIAKQEIEREIRSIARGYVDVALKSQDRAVVYVDDDDISSVIGKGGGRISDVEDRLGIDIDVRTHEENPHYGSGGGSASGAGGHAGSGGGSAGGAGGGGQPDGQLVQPEITSRHVVIPVEGHDGETVEVQANGEYLFTATVSRGGEIQVSRGSAIADELEDAIDHTEPITVVST from the coding sequence ATGCACGTCGTCCCGGACACCAGCGTGGTCATCGACGGCCGCGTCTCCGCGTCGGTCGAGGACGGAACCTTCGCGGCGGCGACGGTGTCTGTTCCCGAGGCCGTCGTGGCCGAACTGGAGGCGCAGGCGAACGACGGCCTCGACAGCGGCTGGGAGGGCCTCTCGGAGCTCGACCGGCTCGCCACGCTGGCCGAAGACGGGCGAATCGAGCTCGAGTACGTCGGCGAGCGCCCGACCGCCGGCGAGCGCGGCCGCGCCTCCGAGGGCGAGATCGACGCGCTCATCCGCGACCTGGCCGAGGAGCGCGACGCGACGTTCGTCACGAGCGACGTCGTCCAGGCCGAGGTCGCGAAGGCGAAGGGGCTGACCGTCGAGTACATCTCGCCGAAGGCCCGCGACGTGGGTCGGCTCTCGATCGAGGACTTCTTCGACGACGAGACGATGAGCGTCCACCTCAAGACGGGGACGATCCCGAAGGGCAAACGGGGCCAGCTCGGCGAGATGCGGTACGAGGAGATCGCCGAGGAGCCGACCGACGAGGCCACGATGGACGAGTGGGCCCGCGAGGTGGTCGACGCCGCCAAGGAGTCGCCCGACGGCTTCATCGAGCTCTCCGAGCCGGGGATGAAGATCGTCCAGTTTCGCGACTACCGCATCGCGGTCGCGCGCCCGCCGTTCGCGGACGGCATCGAGATCACGGCCGTGCGGCCGATCGCCCAGACCGACATCGAGGACTACGACCACGCCGACGAGCTGAAAGAGCGCCTGCTCGAACGCCAGCGGGGCGTCCTCATCTCCGGCTCGCCGGGCGCCGGGAAGTCGACGCTCGCCCAGGCGGTCGCGCGCTACCTCGAAGCGCACGACTACGCGGTCAAGACGATGGAGAAGCCCCGGGACCTCCAGGTGGGCCCGGAGATCACCCAGTACACGGAGCTGGGCGGGCAGATGACGAAGACGGCCGACGCACTCCTGATGGTCCGCCCGGACTACACGATCTACGACGAGGTCCGCAAGACCGACGACTTCGAGGTCTTCGCGGACATGCGCCTGGCCGGCGTCGGGATGATCGGCGTCGTCCACGCGACGCGGCCGATCGACGCCCTCCAACGGCTCATCGGCCGGGTCGAACTCGGCATGATCCCCCAGATCGTCGACACGGTCGTCTACGTCGAGGCGGGCGCCATCGACACCGTCTACGACGTCCGCACGGAGGTGAAGGTCCCCGCCGGCCTGACCGAGGAGGACCTCGCGCGCCCGGTCATCCAGGTGACGAACTTCGAGACCGGCGTCCCCGAGTACGAGATATACACGTTCAACCGCCAGGTCGTCACCGTCCCGCTGGACGACGACGAGGGCGGCCCCGGCGCCCGCGAGTCGGGCGTCGACCGCATCGCCAAGCAGGAGATCGAACGCGAGATCCGCTCGATCGCCAGGGGGTACGTCGACGTCGCCCTGAAGAGCCAGGATCGAGCCGTCGTCTACGTCGATGACGACGACATCTCTTCGGTGATCGGCAAGGGCGGCGGCCGCATCTCGGACGTCGAGGACCGCCTCGGCATCGACATCGACGTCCGCACGCACGAGGAGAACCCCCACTACGGGTCCGGCGGCGGGAGCGCGAGCGGCGCCGGCGGGCACGCCGGGAGCGGAGGCGGCTCCGCAGGTGGCGCCGGCGGGGGTGGCCAGCCCGACGGCCAGCTCGTCCAGCCGGAGATCACCTCCCGCCACGTCGTCATCCCGGTCGAGGGCCACGACGGCGAGACCGTCGAGGTTCAGGCGAACGGCGAGTACCTCTTCACGGCGACGGTGAGCCGCGGCGGCGAGATCCAGGTGTCGCGCGGGAGTGCGATCGCGGACGAGTTAGAGGACGCGATCGATCACACGGAGCCGATCACGGTCGTCTCGACGTAG
- a CDS encoding ATP-binding protein, producing the protein MDEYGVEDLLLLALCERTAVDGASAGATVSELGDAIVRSGSVADRLALLSAMSTVTERGLVDERTERGADLGGQRSLYQLTEAGRRRALERRDAVSKLPVTVHDCDETTECRLGDVPERFGLSVTEALVRRAPSGDLSLPADFGDGIVDRDAERARLDAAFEATLEGDPRTAIVAGDAGVGKTALVEAFTDRVRDAGADVLVGRASPSGGAAYGPLREALGGAIDQPEAMPFADGWAEAEDAEMYRAQLAALYSKVTAVLADSASETPTVLVIEDLQWADAATVDLLAHVAAEVSDAPLLLVATYRSSGLADDAPLGSRLASHADGAATDRIVELALDPFDRERTAELIEAEVERRGVPDSFVDAVYEGTGGNPVFVVETVAGLLESGALDPRVDRYPDAVAEIEIPDVVEDIIERRFAALDGETRLVLDAGAVLGDPIPVDALLAVSTPPEPAVRERCDLLVDGGIWVRDGEDRLRFRSDVLRSTALSAIADERRRSLHGRAAEHLADGESSPPATVASHYERAGERETALEWYRDAAADATAVYAHDVAVEHYETALSLARDLDREETVLDLLEELGDIHATRGQYDEADRQFRYVRERADEPERIRRSYRYQARMAFESGRYDEAETYARDGLAVGGDEITEEVCWLTDYLGSAHFGRGEYEAAIEHHERLRDHAVAIDYTISLGRAHQNLGTCYGQLGEMERAVEHTERGVELFEAAGDDRERASALNDLAVAYNRAGDYDEATRTAERCVDLAERTGNTTALRLAKMNLAVFAKQRGDWDRSQDLFEEIYELAERIDDRDSQALARWNESVTELEIGRVDDAIDGFRTALELARETEAAWRIAYYERGLGAAYVLASAFDRAEAHLENALEIATERDYTQIIAAARSIRGAIARERGEIERALEVQREALELVSDLDDIVRYARMNRLARTLIRAGDSAEALTAARTARDGLPDGNPLVEVKIAATYGAAQLAAGNREAARETLESTVERARDLSNDALVVSLRELGRLEALEGDATAARDRLTEGRRIAAEAGLRVYLPHFDELLGEVEGNRADDGDGGAEPFV; encoded by the coding sequence ATGGACGAGTACGGTGTCGAGGACTTGCTCCTCCTCGCGCTCTGCGAGCGGACCGCGGTCGACGGCGCGTCGGCGGGGGCGACCGTCTCCGAACTCGGCGACGCGATCGTCCGTTCCGGGTCGGTCGCCGATCGGCTCGCGCTCCTCTCGGCGATGTCGACGGTGACGGAGCGTGGGCTGGTCGACGAGCGGACCGAACGTGGCGCGGACCTGGGCGGCCAACGGAGCCTGTACCAGCTGACGGAGGCGGGCCGTCGGCGAGCGCTCGAACGCCGGGACGCGGTGAGCAAGTTACCGGTGACGGTTCACGACTGCGACGAGACGACCGAGTGCCGGCTCGGCGACGTTCCCGAGCGGTTCGGTCTCTCCGTCACCGAAGCGCTCGTCAGGCGCGCTCCGTCCGGCGACCTGTCGCTGCCGGCGGACTTCGGCGACGGGATCGTCGATCGCGACGCCGAACGTGCCCGCCTCGATGCGGCCTTCGAGGCGACGCTCGAGGGCGATCCGCGAACGGCGATCGTTGCCGGCGACGCGGGCGTCGGCAAGACGGCGCTGGTGGAGGCGTTTACCGATCGGGTCCGCGATGCGGGAGCCGACGTTCTCGTCGGCCGGGCCAGCCCGAGCGGGGGTGCGGCCTACGGCCCGCTCCGCGAGGCGCTCGGCGGTGCGATCGACCAGCCGGAGGCGATGCCGTTCGCCGACGGGTGGGCCGAGGCCGAGGACGCCGAGATGTACCGGGCGCAACTGGCCGCCCTCTACTCGAAGGTGACGGCCGTACTCGCCGATTCCGCCAGCGAGACGCCGACGGTGCTCGTGATCGAGGACCTGCAGTGGGCCGACGCCGCGACGGTCGACCTCCTCGCGCACGTCGCTGCCGAGGTCTCCGACGCGCCGTTGCTGCTCGTCGCCACGTACCGTTCGTCCGGCCTCGCGGACGACGCGCCCCTGGGATCGAGATTGGCGAGCCACGCCGACGGCGCCGCGACGGACCGGATCGTCGAACTCGCGCTCGATCCGTTCGATCGGGAGCGGACGGCCGAACTGATCGAGGCCGAAGTCGAACGCCGCGGCGTCCCCGATTCGTTCGTCGACGCGGTCTACGAGGGGACGGGCGGGAACCCCGTGTTCGTCGTCGAGACGGTCGCGGGGCTGCTCGAATCGGGGGCGCTCGATCCGCGGGTCGATCGGTACCCGGACGCGGTCGCGGAGATCGAGATTCCGGACGTCGTCGAGGACATAATCGAGCGACGCTTCGCCGCACTCGACGGCGAAACGCGGCTGGTTCTGGACGCCGGGGCGGTACTCGGTGATCCGATCCCCGTCGACGCGCTCCTCGCGGTTTCGACGCCGCCCGAACCGGCGGTTCGCGAGCGGTGCGACCTGCTCGTGGACGGTGGGATCTGGGTTCGCGACGGCGAGGACCGGCTGCGCTTTCGGAGCGACGTCCTCCGGTCGACGGCGCTGTCGGCGATTGCAGACGAGCGACGGCGATCGCTCCACGGGCGCGCCGCCGAGCACCTGGCCGATGGCGAATCGAGCCCGCCGGCGACCGTCGCCTCGCACTACGAGCGGGCGGGCGAGCGCGAAACCGCCCTCGAGTGGTACCGGGACGCGGCGGCCGACGCGACGGCGGTCTACGCCCACGACGTCGCGGTCGAGCACTACGAGACGGCGCTCTCGCTCGCCCGCGACCTGGATCGCGAGGAAACCGTCCTCGACCTCCTCGAGGAACTCGGCGATATCCACGCCACCCGCGGCCAGTACGACGAGGCCGACAGGCAGTTTCGCTACGTCCGCGAGCGAGCGGACGAGCCCGAGCGAATTCGGCGCAGTTACCGCTACCAGGCCAGGATGGCCTTCGAGAGCGGCCGATACGACGAGGCCGAAACCTACGCGCGCGACGGCCTGGCGGTCGGCGGCGACGAGATAACCGAAGAAGTCTGCTGGCTCACGGATTACCTCGGGAGTGCCCACTTCGGCCGGGGCGAGTACGAGGCGGCGATCGAACACCACGAGCGATTGAGAGATCATGCCGTCGCGATCGACTACACCATCTCGCTCGGGCGGGCCCACCAGAATCTGGGCACCTGTTACGGGCAACTCGGCGAGATGGAGCGGGCGGTCGAACACACCGAACGGGGCGTGGAACTGTTCGAAGCGGCGGGTGACGACCGAGAGCGAGCGAGCGCGCTCAACGACCTCGCCGTCGCCTATAACAGAGCCGGCGACTACGACGAGGCGACTCGGACCGCCGAACGCTGCGTGGACCTGGCCGAACGAACCGGCAATACAACGGCGCTCAGGTTGGCCAAGATGAATCTCGCCGTCTTCGCGAAACAGCGCGGCGACTGGGATCGATCGCAGGACCTCTTCGAGGAGATCTACGAACTGGCCGAGCGAATCGACGATCGGGATTCGCAAGCGCTCGCACGCTGGAACGAGAGCGTAACCGAACTCGAGATCGGGCGCGTTGACGACGCGATCGACGGATTCCGGACGGCGCTCGAACTCGCGCGCGAAACCGAAGCGGCCTGGCGAATCGCGTACTACGAGCGGGGCCTCGGCGCCGCGTACGTTCTCGCGTCGGCGTTCGATCGGGCCGAAGCCCACCTCGAGAACGCCCTCGAGATCGCGACCGAACGCGACTACACCCAGATTATCGCCGCGGCCAGGTCGATTCGCGGCGCCATCGCGCGGGAGCGGGGCGAGATCGAACGGGCGCTCGAGGTACAGCGCGAGGCGCTGGAGCTGGTCTCGGACCTCGACGACATCGTCCGCTACGCCCGGATGAACCGACTCGCGCGAACGCTGATCCGCGCCGGGGACTCCGCGGAGGCGCTGACCGCGGCCCGGACGGCCCGCGACGGACTGCCGGACGGAAATCCCCTGGTCGAGGTGAAGATCGCCGCGACATACGGGGCGGCGCAACTGGCCGCAGGAAACCGGGAGGCGGCCCGCGAGACGCTCGAATCGACGGTCGAACGCGCTCGGGACCTCTCGAACGACGCGCTCGTCGTCTCGCTGCGCGAACTCGGCCGGCTCGAGGCGCTGGAAGGCGATGCGACGGCCGCGCGCGACCGCCTGACGGAGGGTCGGCGGATCGCCGCGGAGGCCGGCCTCCGCGTGTACCTCCCGCACTTCGACGAGCTGCTCGGCGAGGTCGAGGGGAACCGGGCCGACGATGGCGACGGCGGCGCGGAGCCCTTCGTGTAG
- a CDS encoding ATP-binding protein, with translation MDEYGVEDLLLLALCERAEADDASAGATVSELGDAIVRSESVADRLTLLSAMSTLTERELVDERTERVADRGGERSLYRLTEAGRRRAIERWDAACELPVTVHDCDGTTECRLGDVPDQFDLSLAEALVRRAPSGDLSLPAEFDGGIVDREAELARLEDAFEATLEGDPRTAIVSGDAGVGKTTLVEAFADRARAAGAAVLVGRASPSGGAAYGPLRDALEGTIDRPEALPFADGWAEAEDAEMYRTQLAALYSKVTTELAAHARETPTVLVIEDLQWADEATVDLLAHAAGELSEVGLLLVATYRPSGVADENPLRPRLDEGADGTATDRTVELALEPFDRERTADLIEAEVERRGVPESFVDAVYEGSGGNPLFVVETVAGLLESGALDPRVDRYPAAIDDSELPDVVEETIERRFGRLDDETRRVVAVGAVLGDPIPVDVLLAISPRPEPDVRERIDLLIDGGIWARDGDDRLRFRSEVLRSTALSSIGDDRRRSLHGTVAEHLAGEGDNPPATVASHYERAREREAALEWHRRAAADATAVYAHDVAVEHYETALSIARDLGREETVRDLLEELGDIHATRGQYEEADRQFRYVRERTDDPERIRRSYRYQARMAFESSKYDEAEAYARDGLAVDGDEITEEVCRLTDYLGSAYFGRGEYEAAVETHERLRDRAAEIDCTRSLGRANQNLGTCYMNLGELDRAVEFNERGVELLERTDDDHALASALNDLALAYDGVGDYESAVEVLERCDELAGRTGDVTATILAKTNLALFAQRRGEWETSRDLNAEVREIADRIDDREARALAVWNEHTIDRDIGRLEDAIDGFERALEIVNETEATNRRTFFEWGLGEAHFFAADFDSAEEHLDRALDLATDHGYERLIGACKSVRGAIERERGATERAVELQREALDLVSDTDSEVILSIRTNRLARTLLHAGEIEEALDRAGRACEAMPDGTPVVAASIDATLGGAQLAAGNREAARETLESTVERARDLSNEALVVALRELGRLETIEGDETAARERLAEGRRIAADAGLRVYLPHFDELLAELDGEAAVEGEGRTA, from the coding sequence ATGGACGAGTACGGTGTCGAGGACTTGCTCCTGCTCGCGCTCTGCGAGCGGGCCGAGGCCGACGACGCGTCGGCGGGGGCGACCGTCTCCGAACTCGGCGACGCGATCGTTCGCTCCGAGTCCGTCGCCGATCGGCTCACGCTCCTCTCGGCGATGTCGACGTTGACGGAGCGGGAGCTGGTCGACGAGCGGACCGAACGCGTCGCGGATCGAGGCGGCGAGCGGAGTCTCTACCGGCTGACGGAGGCGGGACGTCGGCGGGCGATCGAACGCTGGGACGCGGCGTGTGAGCTGCCCGTGACGGTTCACGACTGCGACGGGACGACCGAGTGCCGACTCGGCGACGTTCCCGACCAGTTCGACCTCTCTCTCGCCGAGGCGCTGGTCAGGCGCGCTCCGTCGGGCGATCTGTCGCTGCCGGCGGAGTTCGACGGCGGGATCGTGGACCGCGAGGCCGAACTCGCCCGGCTCGAGGACGCCTTCGAGGCGACGCTCGAGGGCGATCCGCGAACGGCGATCGTCTCCGGCGACGCGGGCGTCGGGAAGACGACGCTGGTGGAGGCCTTCGCCGACCGGGCCCGCGCCGCGGGGGCCGCGGTTCTCGTCGGCCGGGCCAGCCCGAGCGGCGGTGCTGCCTACGGCCCGCTCCGCGACGCGCTCGAGGGTACGATCGACCGGCCGGAGGCGTTACCGTTCGCCGACGGCTGGGCCGAGGCCGAGGACGCCGAGATGTACCGGACGCAACTCGCGGCCCTCTACTCGAAGGTGACGACGGAACTCGCCGCCCACGCCCGCGAGACGCCGACGGTGCTCGTGATCGAGGACTTGCAGTGGGCCGACGAGGCGACGGTCGACCTCCTCGCGCACGCCGCCGGCGAACTCTCCGAGGTGGGATTGCTTCTCGTCGCCACGTACCGCCCATCCGGCGTCGCGGACGAGAACCCTCTCCGACCGAGACTGGACGAGGGCGCCGACGGCACCGCGACCGACCGGACCGTCGAACTCGCGCTCGAGCCGTTCGACCGGGAGCGGACGGCCGACCTGATCGAAGCCGAGGTCGAACGACGCGGCGTCCCCGAATCGTTCGTCGACGCCGTCTACGAGGGGTCGGGCGGCAACCCGCTCTTCGTCGTCGAGACGGTCGCGGGGCTGCTCGAGTCGGGCGCGCTCGATCCGCGCGTCGATCGCTACCCGGCGGCGATCGACGACAGCGAGCTCCCCGACGTGGTCGAGGAGACGATCGAGCGGCGCTTCGGCAGGCTCGACGACGAGACGCGCCGGGTGGTAGCCGTCGGCGCGGTGCTCGGCGATCCGATCCCCGTCGACGTACTCCTGGCAATCTCGCCGCGTCCCGAACCGGACGTTCGCGAGCGGATCGACCTGCTGATCGACGGCGGGATCTGGGCGCGCGACGGCGACGACAGGCTGCGCTTTCGGAGCGAAGTCCTGCGGTCGACGGCGCTGTCGTCGATCGGTGACGATCGGCGGCGGTCGCTCCACGGAACGGTCGCCGAGCACCTGGCGGGTGAGGGGGACAACCCGCCGGCGACCGTCGCCTCCCACTACGAGCGGGCGAGGGAGCGTGAAGCCGCCCTCGAGTGGCACCGACGCGCGGCCGCCGACGCGACGGCGGTCTACGCCCACGACGTGGCGGTCGAGCACTACGAGACGGCGCTCTCGATCGCCCGCGACCTGGGTCGCGAGGAGACCGTCCGCGACCTGCTCGAGGAACTCGGCGATATCCACGCCACCCGCGGCCAGTACGAGGAAGCCGACAGGCAGTTTCGCTACGTCCGCGAGCGGACCGACGATCCCGAGCGCATCCGGCGCAGTTACCGCTACCAGGCCAGGATGGCGTTCGAGAGCAGCAAGTACGACGAAGCCGAGGCCTACGCCCGCGACGGCCTGGCGGTCGACGGCGACGAGATCACCGAAGAAGTCTGCCGGCTCACGGACTATCTCGGCAGCGCGTACTTCGGGCGCGGCGAGTACGAGGCGGCGGTCGAGACCCACGAGCGGTTGCGGGATCGCGCCGCCGAGATCGACTGCACCCGTTCGCTCGGCCGAGCGAACCAGAACCTGGGCACCTGTTACATGAACCTCGGCGAGTTAGACCGCGCGGTCGAGTTCAACGAGCGAGGCGTGGAACTGCTCGAACGGACGGACGACGATCACGCGCTTGCGAGCGCGCTCAACGACCTCGCCCTGGCGTACGACGGGGTCGGCGACTACGAGTCGGCCGTCGAGGTGCTGGAACGTTGCGACGAGCTGGCCGGCCGAACCGGCGACGTCACGGCCACCATCCTCGCCAAGACGAACCTGGCGCTGTTCGCCCAGCGACGCGGCGAGTGGGAGACGTCCCGGGACCTCAACGCCGAGGTCCGCGAGATCGCCGATCGCATCGACGATCGCGAAGCGCGGGCGCTCGCGGTCTGGAACGAGCACACGATCGATCGCGATATCGGCCGGCTGGAGGATGCGATCGACGGGTTCGAACGGGCCCTCGAGATCGTCAACGAGACGGAAGCCACCAACCGTCGAACGTTCTTCGAGTGGGGGCTCGGCGAGGCGCACTTCTTCGCCGCCGACTTCGACAGCGCCGAGGAACACCTCGACCGGGCGCTCGACCTCGCGACCGACCACGGCTACGAGCGCCTGATCGGGGCCTGCAAGTCGGTCCGCGGGGCCATCGAACGGGAGCGAGGCGCGACGGAGCGTGCCGTCGAATTGCAGCGCGAGGCGCTGGATCTCGTCTCGGACACTGACAGCGAGGTCATCCTGTCGATTCGCACCAACCGGCTCGCCCGGACGTTGCTCCACGCGGGTGAGATCGAGGAAGCGCTGGACCGTGCCGGGAGGGCCTGCGAGGCGATGCCGGACGGAACTCCGGTCGTCGCTGCGTCGATCGATGCGACCCTCGGCGGCGCACAGCTGGCCGCAGGCAACCGGGAGGCGGCCCGCGAGACGCTCGAATCGACGGTCGAACGCGCCCGCGATCTCTCGAACGAGGCGCTCGTCGTCGCGCTGCGCGAACTCGGACGGCTCGAAACGATCGAGGGCGACGAGACTGCGGCGCGCGAGCGCCTGGCGGAGGGCCGTCGGATCGCCGCGGACGCTGGTCTCCGCGTGTACCTCCCACACTTCGACGAACTGCTCGCCGAGCTCGACGGCGAGGCGGCTGTCGAGGGCGAGGGGCGTACCGCGTAG
- a CDS encoding winged helix-turn-helix domain-containing protein, whose product MDGIDADDLSDCPPSAKLVYKVLEYDGPLTQKQIVEESMLSARTVRYALERLEELDIVDEGIYFADARQSLYRLEEPVAADGGLDDSPPAEDACCAE is encoded by the coding sequence ATGGACGGAATCGACGCGGACGACCTCTCGGATTGCCCTCCGAGCGCCAAGCTGGTGTACAAGGTGCTCGAGTACGACGGCCCCCTCACGCAGAAGCAGATCGTCGAGGAGTCGATGCTCTCGGCCCGGACGGTCCGCTACGCGCTCGAACGCCTCGAGGAACTCGACATCGTCGACGAGGGGATCTACTTCGCCGACGCGCGACAGAGCCTCTACCGGCTCGAAGAGCCGGTCGCCGCCGACGGCGGTCTCGACGACTCGCCCCCGGCGGAAGACGCCTGCTGCGCCGAGTGA